TCTGTACTGAtcaatgtgtcttactcatctacttgtgGGTATTGAATAGCTTTATTACATTATTAGTTTTTTGGGTTCCGTGTATTTGGCTTTGCTAGAGGCAACAGTCCTGGTTTCATAGTAACTGATATTGAATAAGAAAATGTGTTTTGGATTAATGAGTGTGCAAGTTGATCGCTTTTAATATTTGCACAGAGGAAAATGATCGTTCACTTTGGTAGATAAAAAAATTTGACTCTGAGTGACACCTAACACTATCTtagttttacatatttttttttttttattcgccggtattctcccggcccgggtcttttccaagtagtggtgacccggccatggctccctatctggggagtgtctcgagacttaagtctcccatgggaggaggtacaagtacctcctcatctttgggaccaactgtccccaggcctagccacattccccgccctcacggggctcgtagggagaagctaggcctctggtctgccatctgccccgccccaaaggggctcgtggggatggcagtcttgtgagctgcagatggtagcaaacTCAAGCCTTTTAGTTTTACATTAATTTCAACTGAAGCCtatgtaagatatatatatatatatatatatatatatatatatatatatatatatatatatatatatatatatatatatgtatatatatattatatatttatatataacatTTTTGACATGTTATCTTAATTAACTGAAGCCAGTGATATTCATCCTAGGCCCGAAATTAATGTTAACTAACTTATAACTTAGTGTAGCCGCCTATATCCTACTGTCCTCCCTAAGCTTCTGCTTAGCTGTCAGCCTGGAAGTGTATCGCCTATATCCTACTGTCCTCCCTGAGCTTCTGCTCAGCTGTCAGTCTGAAAGTGTACCTAATATTCGAATTCACGACTACGAATTCACTCAATAGTCATATTACCGTCTAGTCCACCACTTGGTAAGACCTTCGGATGTAAATCTGATTGATCATACGCTTTACTGATGACTCCAAACAATGTCGCTCTTATAGAAGTCGCCAGTATTCTGGGTTCACCAGtaaagtggttaacgcactggcctgtgagttttaagactcgcccaccatgggttcaaacccttcCCGCTCCATGGTTTGTGGGGATAACATTTTTCCACAATACCTTAAGTGAAATGATCATTTCTGTTACTTTCATACACACATTGTGAAATTCTCAGTTTACTGAGAGTAGAAATGGAAAATGTGATCATTGCTGTACTGTATAAGTTACAGGACGATAATTAAGTTACAGGATGAGATTCTTTGAAATACAACACAGTGCATTATTAATTACGAGCTAACCTTATTCAGATAAATGCTTTACACTAAATATTTAATCTAGATAAGAATGACAATATCTGTAAGTTACGTACAGATATTATCATccttaattaatattttttataatgaTATTTATTCCTTTCCATCTAAAGACTTGAAATAATATTACGTTTACACGatgggattgattacctcaaactcctcccccTAATTTtctaacttgtcggttttctgaaccatttgtctacaAAGTTAGTTTAGTATCCAGAATTATTCAGTTTTATAACAACTAGCgtaacataacaagcggctttctatatagtagtatgtcactgatgtcaactatggtctgtataccttgtacatgtactggtagtaaataaagatgttaTATTTACATTCTGGACAGACTGGATCGCTGGAAGGTCAACACTTCCGCAAGACTGGTCAACTAGTAAGCCTCTCTGAGCAGAACCTGATTGATTGCTCAGCCAAGTATGGTaatggtggctgtgatggtggatTTATGGACTACGCTTTCCAGTACATTAAGGAAAATGGTGGAATTGACACTGAGGGAGCATATCCGTACGAGGCCAAGGTAATAATGAGACAGTTTATACATACCATAGGAGAATGATAGTTACAATTCACGTAGTTGGTACAATTTGTAGATAACTTACATGGTGTTGATGCTCCAGGATGGATGGAAATGCAGTTCAGTGTTTCCCCTCTGAGTGTGGGTTAGTGGTGAGTAATTAGTCGCGTTATCAATTTGAATGTGAAACATCAAATAGCATCTTAATGACCAGATCTGTTGATTAATATGAATCATTTAGACTCAATTTCCcaatatgtacgtatgtatgaatgtatgtatgtatgaatgaatgtatgtgtgtgtgtgtgtgtgtgtgtgtgtgtgtgtgtgtgtgtgtgtgtcaggcacCTCAACAATTCATTTTTGTTGCGACTTGCGAGAGGTaaacagtgtcactgatgtgttgcAAACACGCGTTTGACAGCCAATATGGCCGATGTTTACCCTGTGAAGTCACACGTTACAACTAGGCTACTGAGTATACAAAATCATACCAACTAGATCGTTTAAGTCATGGGTTTAATGATGTTTCTTGCGACAAGTTAGTATTCTTTGGCACTGTCGACAGCATAAGGACAATATTTCTTCGCCATGCTCACAAATTCCCAAGTCTCTTATCACAATACTGTGAACTCAGGGTATAATTATTAATTCCACAAAAAATAAtattattttctttttaaatGCACAACTGAGCATTTTGATGAATGATTTCAAGGGCATTGTCAAGTAGGAGAAGCAGGTTCATGGTTGACATACCGGATGATTCAAAATGATGGACCCGATTTGAAATTCAACTATCATTGAAATGGGGTCTTACGTTTTGAAACATCCTGTTTTGTCGAATCGTTTCATAAAAAAGGTACTGATTTCaatatgaatattagttcagggctatataaattagattcatttaaaaTGAATCTATTTTGAGAGGAATTTAATCTATGCCTGACATGTCAACCATAATTTTTTTACTTAATATCTTTAGTACATCTTTGAACTGATCATTTTTGTAATGTACAAAAGATGTAAAAGGATACatttacaattatttttttttcttcttagaACCAAAAGTGCCGCTATAACCCTAGTGAATCTGGCGCTCAAGATGTCGGCTTTGTTGACATTCGTGagggaagtgaagatgacttgaAGAAAGCTGTTGCTCTTCTTGGACCTATTTCTGTTGGCATTGATGCTTCGAGTGATTCATTCCAACTTTACAGTAGTGGTAAGTTTTCACTTCGTGGTAAAAGATGAGAAATTGTCAAACAAACGCAATTTACAAGGTAAGAATGTTGCAAGAAAGGTATGCAATGTAAGAAGAAATACTACATTAAGTATTAAAAATAGGGACAAATGAAAGAATGGCGAAAGTTCCGTCAAACATTTTCctgagaataataaaaaaaatgaggaaACTAAGGGTAATAAAGACTGAGTTGGTGCTAAAAGAGGGAATAATAGCAGAGGTGGATTAAGACTTAATGCTATAACGGTAAGAGTAAAGAGTTCCAACGGTATGTACAGCTGTTTAATAAGTGAGAAAAAATGTAAAGGGAAAAAACCAAACAAGAGTTGCAGGGCAATAAATATATTAAGAATACCAGAGAAGTGTATTACTGAATTATAACTAATATTGACCGTAGGTACATAAGTTTGCGTTAATTAAGGCATATACTTAACGGAGAGACTGTGGGACTGGCAGTTGAGTCATGTCACAGTCAATTATgaagtgatgttgtagtgttctAAATTCTTGGAATAAGTATCAAGTTTAATTTTATTAtctattttattatcacactggccgattcccaccaaggcagggtggcccgaaaaagaaaaactttcaccatcattcactccatcactgtcttgccagaagggtgctttacactacagtttttaaactgcaacattaacacccctccttcagagtgcaggcactgtacttcccatctccaggactcaagtccggcctgccggtttccctgaaccccttcataaatgttactttgctcacactccaacagcacgtcaagtattaaaaaccatttgtctccattcactcctatcaaacacgctcacgcacgcctgctggaagtctaagcccctcgcacacaaaacctcctttaccccctccctccaacctttcctaggccgacccctaccccgccttccttccactacagactgatacactcttgaagtcactctgtttcgctccattctctctacatgtccgaaccacctcattattattataatcaaaaagaagcgctaagccacaaggactatacagcccgaaccacctcaacaacccttcctcagccctctggacaagtttAAATCCTAAAATATTCACAAGAATGTGAGGCACACGTTAAGATGTGCAGGAAAGAAGAGAAATTATTTGCTGAACAAGATAATAGGTGATGGTGGCCTGCCAGATGAGTATTTACAGACGGAAATAAAATCTAGATAAGGTTTTGGCTTCTCCGTCAACCATCTTTAATATTCAGTTTGTGAGTTCGATGCAATCTGTCTTTTTAATAGTATTCGTTGTATTTGAAGGAGAATCAGAAAACCGAGGTACCACAAATGTTTATTAGCAGACAACCACAATAATAGAAACGGTATAAGTGACACGACGCTCAAACACATAGGATCGAAGTTACTCTCCGATCTTATGCTATAGAATTACATTCACTTCCCAGTTCCCATCAGTATTGCATTTTTCTCTAGTGTTTGAAGGGGATCTGAACTCTGTACTGGGGACAAACATTTCCCAGAAAAATACGATACTGATTTTTAGCTCTACTGGGAGATTTGAAAAATAATTTATGAAGAAATTTGTGGGATGTCTTTTATAATGTCACAGTTTTCTCAATATTTTAAAAGGCTTTGTTCTCACCGTAATGAGCtctaagaaactgcccatttctCCTTTAATGTATCGTTTATAAATTTGTAGATGATTATCATGTATACTGAATGGATGTTCGTTAATAATCACGTACATAGATTATATagttaaatttgtatttttgtaATATCTTGTTTAATGAGGAAAAGACAGGAAGACTTTATTTTTTCTCTTACGCCTGACATGTCGCAGGAGCTTAACTAATTTAAGTTCAACAAATTTCATTAATTAATAAGTAAAGTAATGCGGGCATTAATGTGTTTCTTACTTAagtcacagtgttgtggtagttacatcaGAAAAACGAATTATAATGTAAATGTAATATGCCAGTGCTTCAATGTTTAAGAATTCTGACAATGTTGAGTGTAAATATTTGCTTTGTAAATGGGTGAGAGTAATGTTAAGTTGAATTACTTCACAGGTGTTTATAATGAACCAGACTGCAACCCAAAGCAGCTGGACCACGGTGTTCTGGTTGTTGGTTATGGCACTACTGAGGATGGCACTGACTACTGGCTGGTCAAGAACTCCTGGGGCGCCACATGGGGTGATATAGGCTACTTAAAGATGATTCGCAATCATAATAACCAGTGTggcattgctactgctgcttcctATCCTCTTGTATAAGAGACTTGAAGAtaaattcgcaaacaggcgaaattgtttacaaacattgcctctacgtccacagcaggactcgaacctgcaaactctgtatcagagtccacagtacgtTACCAAGGAGCCAGCTGGCCCCGTGGTTTAACACGGGGCCAGCTGGTTCGTGTGTTGTTGTGGACGTTGAGatgatgttatatatatatatatatatatatatatatatatatatatatatatatatatatatatatatatatatatatatatatatatatatatatatatatatatatatagccaagTCTAACTAATTATATTGAAATATGTAGTCATTTCCATATTGTTCTCTATGTTAGCAATGTTTTAATATCTTAGACGTAGATAAATAATATTCTGTTATCAATTATTTTCTTAGTCTTAACATTTCTTT
This DNA window, taken from Cherax quadricarinatus isolate ZL_2023a unplaced genomic scaffold, ASM3850222v1 Contig4979, whole genome shotgun sequence, encodes the following:
- the LOC128686052 gene encoding procathepsin L-like; this translates as MKCLTASVVVAVLASASAVSFFSVVLDEWEAFKLEHGKTYENEVEESFRMKIFTENKRRIAAHNKLYATGVKSFKLGMNKYGDMLHQEFVSTMNGLIYNRTGETMGTPPYTGATFIVPDDDVIMPESVDWRDKGAVTPVKDQGRCGSCWSFSATGSLEGQHFRKTGQLVSLSEQNLIDCSAKYGNGGCDGGFMDYAFQYIKENGGIDTEGAYPYEAKNQKCRYNPSESGAQDVGFVDIREGSEDDLKKAVALLGPISVGIDASSDSFQLYSSGVYNEPDCNPKQLDHGVLVVGYGTTEDGTDYWLVKNSWGATWGDIGYLKMIRNHNNQCGIATAASYPLV